One Caulobacter segnis genomic window carries:
- a CDS encoding alkaline phosphatase D family protein has protein sequence MKIDRRKVLGLLGLSGAAAGEAVAAPINYYKGPVAFEHGVASGDPGATYAIFWTRVTPKEPTTGDIDLDLEVAADPDFKTLVTASSGLRARASRDWTVKHDLDGVGLKPGTDYWYRFKANGVTSPVGRTRTLPTGAIKDVVLAVASCSLYPNGYFNAYDAIAKLDRVDAVVHLGDYIYEYGGGPKDYGMNSPVSASRMPEPVHEIVTLADYRARHAQYKRDPALQAAHARAPWIVVWDDHETANDSWIGGAENHDPKTEGDWAARKAAALKAYYEWMPIRDPGAKALPEAAWRGFQFGDVASLLMVETRLSARTHQLDYDVDMPVVDGKPDVAAFTAKWKDAAGRMMGADQERWLADQVGASAKAGTAWQVLGNQVVMARVAPPDLKKTMGAEAYDAMLAKLPEYARKRVAQSVSMAAYDIPSNLDAWDGYPADRQRVYDILTAAKARPIVLAGDSHMFWANELWDDAGKIRVAAEFGATSVTSPGYGDVLPGVPLGEAFAQRNREVKYAHPSAKGYLLLTLEHGKATGELIAVSTIFEPAYQTSVLKRFVVTPASGGGVEALKEA, from the coding sequence GTGAAGATCGATCGTCGTAAGGTTCTGGGCCTGCTGGGCCTGTCGGGCGCGGCCGCCGGCGAGGCGGTCGCCGCGCCGATCAACTATTACAAGGGCCCGGTGGCCTTCGAGCATGGGGTGGCCAGCGGCGATCCGGGGGCGACCTACGCGATTTTCTGGACCCGCGTGACGCCCAAGGAACCCACGACTGGCGACATCGACCTGGATCTCGAGGTCGCGGCCGATCCCGACTTCAAGACCCTGGTCACGGCCAGCAGCGGCTTGCGCGCCCGCGCCAGCCGCGACTGGACGGTCAAGCACGACCTGGATGGCGTCGGCCTGAAGCCGGGAACCGACTATTGGTACCGCTTCAAGGCCAATGGGGTGACCTCGCCCGTGGGCCGCACCCGCACCCTGCCGACGGGCGCCATCAAGGACGTCGTGCTGGCGGTGGCCTCGTGCAGCCTCTATCCGAACGGCTACTTCAACGCCTACGACGCCATCGCCAAGCTCGACCGCGTCGACGCCGTGGTGCACCTGGGCGACTACATCTACGAGTACGGCGGCGGGCCCAAGGACTACGGCATGAACTCGCCGGTCTCGGCGTCGCGCATGCCCGAGCCGGTCCACGAGATCGTCACCCTGGCCGACTATCGCGCCCGCCACGCGCAGTACAAGCGCGACCCGGCGCTGCAGGCCGCCCACGCCCGCGCGCCATGGATCGTGGTCTGGGACGACCACGAGACCGCCAATGACAGCTGGATCGGCGGGGCCGAGAACCACGATCCCAAGACCGAAGGCGACTGGGCCGCGCGCAAGGCCGCTGCGCTGAAGGCCTATTACGAGTGGATGCCCATCCGCGATCCGGGCGCCAAGGCCCTGCCCGAGGCGGCCTGGCGCGGCTTCCAGTTCGGCGATGTCGCCAGCCTGCTGATGGTCGAGACCCGGCTGTCGGCCCGCACCCACCAGCTGGACTACGACGTCGACATGCCGGTGGTCGACGGCAAGCCCGACGTCGCCGCCTTCACCGCCAAGTGGAAGGACGCGGCCGGCCGGATGATGGGCGCGGACCAGGAGCGCTGGCTGGCCGACCAGGTCGGCGCCTCGGCCAAGGCCGGGACGGCCTGGCAGGTGCTGGGCAACCAGGTGGTCATGGCCCGCGTCGCGCCGCCGGACCTGAAGAAGACCATGGGCGCCGAGGCCTACGACGCGATGCTGGCCAAGCTGCCGGAATACGCCCGCAAGCGGGTGGCCCAGTCGGTGTCGATGGCGGCCTACGACATCCCCTCGAACCTGGACGCCTGGGATGGTTATCCGGCCGATCGCCAGCGGGTCTATGACATCCTCACCGCCGCCAAGGCCCGGCCGATCGTACTGGCCGGCGACAGCCACATGTTCTGGGCCAACGAGCTGTGGGACGACGCGGGCAAGATCCGGGTGGCGGCCGAGTTCGGCGCGACCTCGGTGACCTCGCCGGGCTATGGCGACGTGCTGCCGGGCGTGCCGCTGGGCGAGGCCTTCGCACAGCGGAACCGGGAAGTGAAATACGCCCACCCCAGCGCCAAGGGCTACCTGCTGCTGACCCTGGAGCACGGCAAGGCGACCGGCGAGCTGATCGCCGTCTCGACGATCTTCGAGCCCGCGTATCAGACCAGCGTGCTGAAGCGGTTCGTGGTCACGCCGGCCAGCGGCGGTGGGGTCGAGGCGCTGAAGGAAGCGTAG
- a CDS encoding LysE family translocator: MTVSEALIAFTLAAGLLTLTPGLDTALVIRTAAAEGPRRATGAAIGVGLGCLIWGAAASFGVGALLTASEMAYTALRWTGAAYLAWTGIRMILKPRDAFEPGEMKAVDAGPIAALRRGLLTNLLNPKVGIFYVSFLPQFIPAGVDPARFGLLLTSIHVVEGLLWFAALIAATVPIAGLLRVPVVVQWLDRVTGGVFVAFGLRLALERR; this comes from the coding sequence ATGACCGTATCTGAAGCCCTGATCGCCTTCACCCTGGCCGCCGGCCTGCTGACCCTGACGCCGGGGCTGGACACCGCGCTGGTGATCCGCACCGCCGCCGCCGAGGGCCCAAGGCGGGCGACCGGGGCGGCGATCGGCGTCGGCCTGGGCTGCCTGATCTGGGGCGCGGCCGCCTCGTTCGGGGTCGGGGCGCTGCTGACGGCGTCCGAGATGGCCTACACGGCGCTGAGGTGGACGGGCGCGGCCTATCTGGCCTGGACCGGGATCAGGATGATCCTGAAGCCCCGCGACGCCTTCGAGCCCGGCGAGATGAAGGCCGTCGACGCCGGCCCGATCGCGGCCCTGCGCCGGGGCCTGCTGACCAACCTGCTCAATCCCAAGGTCGGAATCTTCTACGTCTCGTTCCTGCCCCAGTTCATTCCCGCCGGCGTCGATCCAGCCCGGTTCGGCCTGCTGCTGACCAGCATCCACGTGGTCGAGGGCCTGCTGTGGTTCGCCGCCCTGATCGCCGCGACCGTGCCGATCGCCGGCCTGCTGCGCGTGCCGGTGGTGGTCCAGTGGCTGGACCGGGTGACCGGCGGCGTCTTCGTGGCGTTCGGCCTGCGCCTGGCGCTGGAACGCAGGTGA
- the hisI gene encoding phosphoribosyl-AMP cyclohydrolase, with protein MSTSLFPEAHSKHDLERGTALAPRFNADGLVVAVAQHADTGEILMLAWMNDEALKLTVETSIAHYFSRSRNALWKKGETSGQLQDVVELRVDCDQDAVLLKVRPRGDGGACHVGFRSCFYRVWEDGKLVEREAPIHHDHVE; from the coding sequence ATGAGCACGTCCCTGTTCCCCGAAGCCCACAGCAAGCACGATCTGGAGCGCGGGACCGCCCTGGCGCCGCGTTTCAACGCCGACGGCCTGGTCGTGGCGGTGGCCCAGCACGCCGACACGGGCGAGATCCTGATGCTGGCCTGGATGAACGACGAGGCCCTGAAGCTGACGGTCGAGACCAGCATCGCCCACTATTTCAGCCGCTCGCGCAACGCGCTCTGGAAGAAGGGCGAGACCAGCGGCCAGCTGCAGGACGTGGTCGAGCTGCGGGTGGACTGCGACCAGGACGCGGTGCTCCTGAAGGTGCGCCCGCGCGGCGACGGCGGCGCCTGCCACGTCGGGTTCCGTTCATGCTTCTATCGCGTTTGGGAAGACGGCAAGCTCGTCGAGCGGGAAGCGCCGATCCATCATGACCACGTCGAATGA
- a CDS encoding DUF817 domain-containing protein — MDLKDRIKAAVAALDDRARPWARRSRWNGYAYEFLLFGLKQAWACLFGGLMLALLVGTHLFWPAGAPLARYDFLVIASVAIQAMLLALKLERWDEALVIFMFHVVGTIMELFKTAHGSWIYPEPSLLRIGGVPLFTGFMYACVGSYIARIWRLFGITFERYPPFWSTHILAVLIYANFFTHHYMIDIRVGLFALSALLFGRTWFVFTPDQTARRMPMLMGAVLVSLFIWFAENLGTFAGAWIYPSQSDGWHMVPIEKMGAWYLLMLISFVLVTLVHRPVDACVARIREGIRAAA; from the coding sequence ATGGATTTGAAAGACCGCATCAAGGCCGCCGTCGCGGCGCTGGACGACCGGGCTCGGCCCTGGGCGCGGCGCTCGCGCTGGAACGGCTATGCCTACGAGTTCCTGCTGTTCGGGCTTAAGCAGGCCTGGGCCTGCCTGTTCGGCGGCCTGATGCTGGCCCTGCTTGTCGGCACGCACCTGTTCTGGCCGGCCGGCGCGCCGCTGGCGCGCTACGACTTCCTGGTCATCGCCTCGGTCGCCATCCAGGCCATGCTGCTGGCCCTGAAGCTGGAGCGCTGGGACGAGGCGCTGGTCATCTTCATGTTCCATGTCGTCGGCACGATCATGGAGCTGTTCAAGACCGCCCACGGCTCGTGGATCTATCCCGAGCCCAGCCTGCTGCGGATCGGCGGCGTGCCGCTGTTCACCGGCTTCATGTACGCCTGCGTCGGCAGCTACATCGCCCGGATCTGGCGGCTGTTCGGCATCACCTTCGAGCGCTATCCGCCGTTCTGGAGCACCCACATCCTGGCGGTGCTGATCTACGCCAACTTCTTCACCCACCACTACATGATCGATATCCGGGTGGGGCTGTTCGCCCTGTCGGCGTTGCTGTTCGGGCGGACCTGGTTCGTGTTCACGCCCGACCAGACCGCGCGCCGCATGCCGATGCTGATGGGCGCTGTGCTGGTGTCGCTGTTCATCTGGTTCGCCGAGAACCTCGGCACCTTCGCCGGGGCCTGGATCTATCCCAGCCAGAGCGACGGCTGGCACATGGTGCCGATCGAGAAGATGGGCGCCTGGTATCTTCTGATGCTGATCAGCTTCGTGCTGGTGACGCTGGTCCACCGGCCGGTGGACGCCTGCGTCGCGCGGATCCGCGAAGGGATCCGCGCGGCCGCTTAA
- the folE gene encoding GTP cyclohydrolase I FolE — protein MDALTRERTLIGSQDAGLDLEPAQRPTKDEAMAAVRTLLAWAGDNPDREGLLDTPERVVEAYGEWFAGYHGDPAKELSRTFEDVQGYDDMVMLRGIDVQSHCEHHMAPFLGKAWVAYMPTGKVVGLSKLARLVEIFAKRLQTQETMTMQIADAIEDHLSAAGVAVLIDAEHQCMSTRGVRHHDVSTITTQFRGVFKTDKVLQQRFMDLVRK, from the coding sequence ATGGACGCACTGACCCGCGAGCGAACCCTGATCGGCAGCCAAGACGCCGGTCTTGATCTTGAACCCGCCCAGCGCCCCACCAAGGACGAGGCCATGGCCGCCGTCCGGACGCTGCTGGCCTGGGCCGGCGACAATCCGGACCGCGAGGGCCTGCTGGACACGCCCGAGCGCGTCGTCGAGGCCTATGGCGAATGGTTCGCCGGCTATCACGGCGACCCGGCCAAGGAGCTGTCGCGCACCTTCGAGGACGTGCAGGGCTATGACGACATGGTCATGCTGCGCGGCATCGACGTTCAGAGCCACTGCGAGCACCACATGGCGCCGTTCCTGGGCAAGGCCTGGGTCGCGTACATGCCGACCGGCAAGGTCGTGGGTCTTTCCAAGCTGGCCCGCCTGGTCGAGATCTTCGCCAAGCGTCTCCAGACCCAGGAGACCATGACCATGCAGATCGCCGACGCCATCGAGGACCACCTCAGCGCCGCCGGCGTCGCCGTGCTGATCGACGCCGAGCACCAGTGCATGTCGACCCGCGGCGTACGCCACCACGACGTCTCGACGATCACCACCCAGTTCCGCGGCGTGTTCAAGACCGACAAGGTCCTGCAGCAGCGGTTCATGGACCTGGTGCGGAAGTAG
- the cysS gene encoding cysteine--tRNA ligase has protein sequence MTLKIHDTMAREKRDFVPADPKRVTMYVCGPTVYNYAHIGNFRPVVAFDVLYRVLRHLYGEEAVVYARNVTDVDDKINKKAADEGVAIKVITDRYLAAYHEDADALGALRPNLEPKATDHIGAIVEMIGKLVENGSAYAAEGHVLFDTQSFADYGQLSGRPLDEMIAGARVEVAPYKRHPADFVLWKPSKENEPEWDSPWGAGRPGWHIECSAMIDKTLGKTIDIHAGGIDLTFPHHENEVAQSRCAHDLPVLANYWMHNGFLDMGGEKMSKSLGNVIIPHELLKAVPGEVIRWALLSAHYRQPLDWTPELIEQSKKSLDRLYGALRRAKDVAPDQAMEAPADTVAALLDDLNTPLAASTLFEVSSLIEKAVTAGDTVAIAANKARLLEAGALLGFLQADPDSWFEGDASDELKAKVEDLLAQRVAARAAKDWTAADGIRAELDALGVVVMDGPAGATWRMKD, from the coding sequence ATGACCCTGAAGATCCACGACACCATGGCGCGCGAGAAGCGCGACTTCGTTCCCGCCGATCCCAAGCGGGTGACGATGTATGTCTGTGGTCCGACGGTCTACAACTACGCCCACATCGGCAATTTTCGGCCCGTCGTCGCCTTCGACGTCCTCTATCGCGTGCTGCGCCACCTCTATGGCGAGGAGGCGGTGGTCTATGCGCGCAACGTCACGGACGTGGACGACAAGATCAACAAGAAGGCCGCCGACGAGGGCGTGGCGATCAAGGTCATCACCGACCGCTATCTCGCCGCCTATCACGAGGACGCCGACGCCCTGGGCGCGCTGCGCCCGAACCTCGAGCCCAAGGCCACCGACCACATCGGCGCGATCGTCGAGATGATCGGCAAGCTGGTCGAGAACGGCAGCGCCTACGCCGCCGAAGGCCACGTGCTGTTCGACACCCAGAGCTTCGCCGACTACGGCCAGCTGTCGGGTCGGCCGCTGGACGAGATGATCGCCGGCGCCCGCGTCGAGGTCGCGCCCTACAAGCGCCATCCGGCCGACTTCGTGCTGTGGAAGCCGTCCAAGGAGAACGAGCCCGAGTGGGACAGCCCCTGGGGCGCGGGCCGTCCGGGCTGGCACATCGAGTGCTCGGCCATGATCGACAAGACGCTGGGTAAGACCATCGACATCCACGCCGGCGGCATCGACCTGACCTTCCCGCACCACGAGAACGAAGTGGCCCAGAGCCGCTGCGCCCACGACCTGCCGGTGCTGGCCAATTACTGGATGCACAACGGCTTCCTCGACATGGGCGGGGAGAAGATGTCCAAGAGCCTGGGCAATGTGATCATCCCCCACGAACTGCTGAAGGCGGTGCCGGGCGAGGTGATCCGCTGGGCGCTGCTGTCGGCCCACTACCGCCAGCCGCTGGACTGGACGCCCGAGCTGATCGAGCAGTCGAAGAAGTCGCTGGACCGCCTGTACGGCGCCCTGCGCCGCGCCAAGGACGTCGCGCCCGACCAGGCCATGGAGGCCCCGGCCGACACGGTCGCGGCCCTGCTGGACGACCTCAACACGCCACTGGCCGCCTCGACCTTGTTCGAGGTGTCGAGCCTGATCGAGAAGGCCGTGACGGCCGGCGACACGGTCGCCATCGCCGCCAACAAGGCCCGGCTGCTGGAGGCCGGCGCCCTGCTGGGCTTCCTGCAGGCCGATCCGGACAGCTGGTTCGAGGGCGACGCCTCCGACGAATTGAAGGCCAAGGTCGAGGACCTGCTGGCCCAGCGCGTCGCCGCCCGCGCCGCCAAGGACTGGACCGCCGCCGACGGCATCCGGGCCGAACTCGACGCCCTGGGCGTGGTGGTCATGGACGGCCCGGCCGGCGCGACCTGGCGCATGAAGGACTAG
- a CDS encoding 3-oxoacyl-ACP reductase encodes MTFEKQVVLVSGAGRGLGAAIARAFVENGAQVVVNYRRSEARAKALVEELGQRAVAIQADVSDPLEARRLVNDAAEAFGHHVTTVVNNALGDFSFNGDAREKIQTIGWDDFLGQMDVALRGSLNLIQAAAPAMEAAGFGRIINVGTNLFQNPVVPYHDYTAAKAALLSLTRTAAGDLGPSGITVNMVSGGLLRVTDASAATPDAIFDLIAQSTPLRRVTTPAEFADAVLFFASPWSRAVTGQNLVVDGGLVRD; translated from the coding sequence GTGACGTTCGAGAAGCAGGTCGTCCTGGTCTCCGGCGCCGGCCGGGGCCTGGGCGCGGCGATCGCGCGGGCCTTCGTCGAGAACGGCGCCCAGGTCGTGGTCAACTATCGTCGCAGCGAGGCGCGAGCGAAGGCCCTGGTCGAGGAACTGGGCCAGCGCGCGGTCGCCATCCAGGCCGACGTCTCCGATCCGCTGGAGGCTCGCCGGCTGGTCAACGACGCGGCCGAGGCGTTCGGCCACCACGTCACCACGGTGGTCAACAACGCCCTGGGCGACTTCAGCTTCAACGGCGACGCCCGCGAGAAAATCCAGACGATCGGCTGGGACGACTTCCTGGGCCAGATGGACGTCGCCCTGCGCGGCTCGCTGAACCTGATCCAGGCCGCCGCCCCGGCCATGGAGGCGGCGGGTTTCGGCCGGATCATCAATGTCGGCACCAACCTCTTCCAGAACCCGGTGGTGCCCTATCACGACTACACCGCCGCCAAGGCCGCGCTGCTGTCGCTGACCCGCACCGCCGCCGGCGACCTGGGGCCTAGCGGGATCACCGTCAACATGGTCTCGGGCGGCCTGCTGCGCGTCACCGACGCCAGCGCCGCGACGCCCGACGCCATCTTCGACCTGATCGCCCAGAGCACCCCGCTGCGCCGCGTCACCACCCCGGCCGAGTTCGCCGACGCGGTCCTGTTCTTCGCCTCGCCCTGGAGCCGCGCCGTCACCGGTCAGAACCTGGTGGTCGACGGCGGCCTCGTGCGGGACTAG
- a CDS encoding SRPBCC domain-containing protein, with translation MKRAVEHRIGVQAPAEVVWEVVSEFETWHHWNPLYRRAEGQMKIGTALTLEQHLPGRPATVIAPIVQDWVPYEQLHWRSTRLGGFVTAIRYLEIENMGPRNSTFSNGELFMGLLLRFVSREERRALKAAFTQMGEAVRDRAEAIWSERSGSTI, from the coding sequence ATGAAACGCGCTGTCGAACATCGCATCGGGGTCCAGGCGCCCGCCGAGGTGGTCTGGGAAGTCGTCTCCGAGTTCGAGACCTGGCATCACTGGAACCCGCTCTACCGCCGAGCCGAGGGTCAGATGAAGATCGGCACGGCTCTGACGCTGGAGCAGCATCTGCCCGGCCGGCCGGCCACGGTCATCGCCCCGATCGTCCAGGACTGGGTGCCGTACGAGCAGCTGCACTGGCGCTCCACGCGTCTGGGCGGGTTCGTCACGGCCATCCGCTATCTCGAGATCGAGAACATGGGGCCCCGCAACTCGACCTTCTCGAACGGCGAGCTGTTCATGGGCCTGCTGCTGCGCTTCGTCAGTCGCGAAGAGCGCCGCGCGCTGAAGGCCGCCTTCACGCAGATGGGCGAGGCCGTCCGCGATCGCGCCGAGGCCATCTGGTCCGAGCGGTCCGGAAGCACCATCTAA
- a CDS encoding iron-sulfur cluster assembly scaffold protein produces MIDDLYSAKILTLVANMPRAGRLAVPHASAEKTAKLCGSRIVVDVAVQDGKVVDFAQEVSACALGQAAAAILGANVVGAELSDIELARDSLRAMLKANGSPPAGRFAELAVLEPVKDYPARHASTLLAFEATVEAVRKATGVGETRTSTAGAA; encoded by the coding sequence ATGATCGACGACCTCTACAGCGCCAAGATCCTGACGCTCGTGGCCAACATGCCGCGCGCAGGGCGCCTGGCCGTGCCGCACGCCAGCGCCGAGAAGACCGCCAAGCTCTGCGGCAGCCGGATCGTCGTCGACGTGGCGGTCCAGGACGGCAAGGTGGTCGACTTCGCCCAGGAGGTTTCGGCCTGCGCCCTGGGCCAGGCGGCCGCCGCGATCCTGGGCGCCAACGTGGTCGGCGCGGAACTTTCCGACATCGAGTTGGCGCGGGACTCTCTGCGCGCTATGCTGAAAGCGAACGGTTCGCCTCCCGCGGGCCGGTTTGCGGAGCTCGCCGTGCTGGAGCCGGTCAAGGACTATCCCGCCCGTCACGCTTCGACGCTGCTGGCGTTCGAGGCGACGGTCGAGGCTGTCCGGAAGGCCACAGGCGTGGGTGAAACGCGAACTAGCACCGCCGGCGCGGCTTGA